TTGCAGGGCAAGTGATTTCAGGACTGCACGCCGAGCGCGTGGTGCGGCTCGGCATCGCGCACGTGCCGGAGGGAAGGCGGGTTTTTCCCGGCCTCACGGTGCGCGAAAACATCCTGCTCGGCGCTTCCAACCGCCGCAGCGCACGCGCGGCGCTCGCGCGTGACGCCGAGGAGATGTTCGCGTTGTTTCCCGATCTCGAGCGTTTTGCCGACACGCTCGGCTGGATGCTCTCTGGCGGCCAGCAGCAGATGGTGGCCCTGGCGCGAGGCCTGATGGCGCGACCGCGACTTCTGCTGCTCGATGAGCCCTCGCTCGGTCTCGCGCCGTTGATCGTGCAGCAGGTGTTTCGCATCATCGCCCGTATTCGCGAGAGCGGAACAACGGTTTTGCTCGTCGAGCAAAATGCCCGCATCGCACTCGCGATCGCCGATCGCGGTTATGTGCTGGAAACCGGGCGGCTGGTCGTTGCCGGCAAACCCGATGCGTTATGGAATAACGAGGATGTGCGCGCCGCCTATCTCGGCGGCAAGCGCCTGAGCGAGGAAAGCAGAACACGATGAACGAGGTAGTGCGTGGCGATGTCGGGGCTTGGCGTGAGGGGCGGGTCGGCATCGTCGAAATCCGCCGCCCGCCCAATAATTTCTTCGACAACACGCTGATCGCCGATATCGGCGCGAGCTTCGAGGCGTTCGACGCCGATCCCGCCTGCCGCGTCATCGTGCTCGCCGCCGCTGGTAAAAATTTCTGCGCTGGCGCTGATTTCGCCGGCCGCCCGGCAACCGGCCTCGCGGAGGAGGGCGGCGCCAAGCATCTCTACAAAGAGGCGATTCGGCTGTTTCGCACGCGAAAGCCGATCATCGCGACGATCCAAGGCGCGGCGGTGGGCGGCGGGCTCGGTCTCGCTTTGGTCGCGGATTTTCGGATCGCCTGCCCCGAGGCACGGTTTTGCGCCAATTTCACCCGGCTCGGCTTTCACCCCGGCTTCGGCCTCACCGCGACGCTGCCGCGGCTCGTCGGCGCTCAGCGCGCGGCGCTGATGTTCTATACCGGCCGGCGCATTCCCGGCGAGGAGGCGGCCGCGATCGGGCTTGCGGATCTGCTCGTGCCGCAGGCCGAACTCCGCGCGGCGGCGCTTGCGCTCGCGGAGGAGATTGCGATTTCCGCGCCGCTTGCCGTGGCCTCCACGCGCGAGACGCTGCGCCGCGGCCTCATCGACGCGATCGAAGCCGCGACCGAGCGCGAACTCGTCGAGCAGGAATGGCAGCGCCGGACAGCGGATTTTTGCGAAGGCGTGGCGGCGATGGCAGCGCGGCGCGAACCGGTGTTCGAAGGCAAGTAAGCGGTTCTTTTTTGAAAAAAAGAACCAAAAAACGTCTATCTGGTTAGCGATAGCCGCCCGGGTGTGCGAGCCGCCACGCATAGGCGGTGGTGACGATTTCGCGTAGTTCCGGAAAACGCGGCCGCCAGCCAGTCTCTTTCTGGATGCGGGCGGAAGAGGCGACCAGGGTCGGCGGGTCGCCGGCGCGCGGCGGCCCGAGGCGATGGGGCACGCGCCGGCCGCTGACCTCCTCGATCATGGCGATGACTTCGCGTACCGAATGGCCGGCGCCATTGCCGAGATTATAGGCAACAGAGCCGTGATCGAGCCGCGCGAGCGCCGCGAGATGGGCGCTCGCGAGGTCGGTCACGTGGATGTAATCGCGCACACAGGTGCCGTCCGGCGTCGGGTGGTCGGTGCCGAACACCACCAATTCCGGCGCCCGGCCGAGCGCGGCATCGATCGCGCGTGGAATGAGATGCGTCTCGGGGTCATGGTCTTCGCCGAGCCGCCCGCTGGGGTCGGCGCCAGCGGCGTTGAAATAGCGCAGACAGGCGCTTTTCAAGCCATGCACCCGATCGGCCCAGGCAAGCACCCGTTCGAGCATGAATTTGCTCTCGCCATAGGGGGAGGAAGGCAACAGCGCCGCCGTCTCGGTGATCGGGATCTCGACCTCGCCGCCGAACAGGTTGGCGGTCGAGGAGAGCACGAAGCGGTTGACGCCATGGCCGATCGCATCCCCGATCAGGGCGATCCCATTGCCGACATTCTCGCGGAAATAGCGTAGCGGATCGGCCATGCTTTCGCCGACCAAGGAAAGCGCCGCGAAATGGAAGATGGCAGCGAAGGGGCCGCGCGCGAAGGCGGCCGCGCGCGCCGCCGGATCGGCGAGATCACCGACGATCAATTCGGCCGGCGGGGTGATCGCGGCACGATGGCCCTGGCGGAGATCGTCGATCACCACCACCTCGGCGCCTTCCGCGATGAGTGCCGCGACGAGATGGCTTCCGACATAGCCGGCGCCGCCGGTGACGAGGAATCGCTGCGTCATGGGTTTTTCCTGAGCGGGAACAGTGTCATGAGAGTGCGGGCTGGACCGCGGGCATCGGGATCGGTATCAGAGGCGCGCAGAGCAGCGATGGGGCGTAGCCAAGCGGTAAGGCAGCGGATTTTGATTCCGCCATGCGGAGGTTCGAATCCTCCCGCCCCAGCCAGGTGCGGCGTCATGTCGCCGGCTCCGTCTCGGGCCCCTCCGCCTCGGCCCGCAACCGGCGGAAGCTGCGGGCGCTGAACGGCAGCATCGCGAGATAGATCAGCCCGGCGAGCGCGAGCCCCGCCCACGGATCGGCGATCAGGAACGCGGCATAAAGCCCGGTGCCGAGCAGCATCGGCAGCACCATCGCGGTCGGCACCTTGAAATTCTTAAAACTCCAGACCGGCAGCGTCGAAACCAGGAGCAGCGCGGTGCAGACCAGAACGGCGGCGTCAAACAGCGGAAACCGGGCGAGAGCGTCAAGCCATGCCCAACCCATGTCGCGCGCTTCAAGGCCGATGAAGAGCGGCAGCAGCGCGAGCAGCGCGCCGGCCGGCGCCGGGACGCCGGTGAAGAAATTATACGTGTAAGCCGGCGCGACGGAATCGAGATTGGCGTTGAAGCGCGCGAGCCTGAGCGCCATGCACACCGCGAAGATCAGCGCCGGGACGAAGCCGTAGCCGTGCATGGCGCGGAGTGACCAGAGATAAATCACGAAGGCCGGGGCGACGCCGAAGCAGAGAAAATCGGCGAGGCTGTCGAACTCGGCGCCGAAGCGCGTCACCGCCTTGAGGAGGCGCGCAAGACGCCCGTCCAGCCCGTCGATGAAGCCCGCGAGGATGATCGCTTTGGCCGCCCCGCCGAAATGCCCCTCGATCCCGAGCCGGATCGCAGTCAGACCGGCGCAGAGGCCGAGCAGCGTCATCAGGTTGGGAATCAGCCGGTTAAACGAGAGCCCGGTAAAGCGCGGCCGCGCGCGCCGGCGCAAGCGGGGGAGGGGGGGGCGTGCCATCAATCAAGCTCGGCGATGACGGTTTCGCCGCCCACCATCCGCTGCCCCTCGGCGATCAGCGGGCGCACCCCTTCCGGGAGATAGAGGTCGGTGCGGCTGCCGAAACGGATGATGCCGAAGCGCGCGCCGGCGCTGACCGCATCGCCCTCACGCACCGAACAGATGATCCGCCGCGCGATCAGCCCGGCGATCTGCACGACGGCGATCTCGCGCCCATCGGGGAGGCGGATCGCAAGGGCATTGCGTTCGTTTTCGTCGCTCGCCTTATCGAGGCTGGCATTGACGAATTTGCCGTGCCGATAGGCGATGCGGGTGACGGTGCCGGCGGCGGGCACGCGGTTGACATGGACATCGAGCACCGAGAGGAAAATCGCGACCCGCCAGCGCGGCGCCGGGCCAAGGCCGAGTTCGCCCGGCGGGGTCGCGGGCTGGACGGAGACGACGCGGCCATCGGCGGGGGCCACGATGACGCCCGGCCGCGGCGGCGGAACACGGTTCGGGTCGCGAAAAAAATAGAGGCAAAACAGCACGAAGACGACGCCGAGCCAGAACAGCCAGGCACCGAGCGCGAGCCCGAGCACGATCGCCACCGCGCCGCCGGCGAGAAACGGCCGGGCGGCGGGATGCGGTGGGGCGAGAACCATCAAGAACGAATCGAGGGTCATGCCGGGGCGGATTCCGAACCAGAGGAAAGTTTGCGGCGGTTGTCTGCGCGCGGTTTATGAAAGTTTCATCGATCGGGAGCAAGATCGGGTCAACAGAGAGTGACTTTTAGCAGGA
This portion of the Acidibrevibacterium fodinaquatile genome encodes:
- a CDS encoding ABC transporter ATP-binding protein, which translates into the protein MPLLELSGLTAAYGAVAALSGLDLAVAEGEIVTLLGANGAGKSTTLRCISGLLSPTGGEIRFAGQVISGLHAERVVRLGIAHVPEGRRVFPGLTVRENILLGASNRRSARAALARDAEEMFALFPDLERFADTLGWMLSGGQQQMVALARGLMARPRLLLLDEPSLGLAPLIVQQVFRIIARIRESGTTVLLVEQNARIALAIADRGYVLETGRLVVAGKPDALWNNEDVRAAYLGGKRLSEESRTR
- a CDS encoding enoyl-CoA hydratase/isomerase family protein, which codes for MNEVVRGDVGAWREGRVGIVEIRRPPNNFFDNTLIADIGASFEAFDADPACRVIVLAAAGKNFCAGADFAGRPATGLAEEGGAKHLYKEAIRLFRTRKPIIATIQGAAVGGGLGLALVADFRIACPEARFCANFTRLGFHPGFGLTATLPRLVGAQRAALMFYTGRRIPGEEAAAIGLADLLVPQAELRAAALALAEEIAISAPLAVASTRETLRRGLIDAIEAATERELVEQEWQRRTADFCEGVAAMAARREPVFEGK
- the galE gene encoding UDP-glucose 4-epimerase GalE, whose product is MTQRFLVTGGAGYVGSHLVAALIAEGAEVVVIDDLRQGHRAAITPPAELIVGDLADPAARAAAFARGPFAAIFHFAALSLVGESMADPLRYFRENVGNGIALIGDAIGHGVNRFVLSSTANLFGGEVEIPITETAALLPSSPYGESKFMLERVLAWADRVHGLKSACLRYFNAAGADPSGRLGEDHDPETHLIPRAIDAALGRAPELVVFGTDHPTPDGTCVRDYIHVTDLASAHLAALARLDHGSVAYNLGNGAGHSVREVIAMIEEVSGRRVPHRLGPPRAGDPPTLVASSARIQKETGWRPRFPELREIVTTAYAWRLAHPGGYR
- a CDS encoding CDP-alcohol phosphatidyltransferase family protein, yielding MARPPLPRLRRRARPRFTGLSFNRLIPNLMTLLGLCAGLTAIRLGIEGHFGGAAKAIILAGFIDGLDGRLARLLKAVTRFGAEFDSLADFLCFGVAPAFVIYLWSLRAMHGYGFVPALIFAVCMALRLARFNANLDSVAPAYTYNFFTGVPAPAGALLALLPLFIGLEARDMGWAWLDALARFPLFDAAVLVCTALLLVSTLPVWSFKNFKVPTAMVLPMLLGTGLYAAFLIADPWAGLALAGLIYLAMLPFSARSFRRLRAEAEGPETEPAT
- a CDS encoding phosphatidylserine decarboxylase yields the protein MTLDSFLMVLAPPHPAARPFLAGGAVAIVLGLALGAWLFWLGVVFVLFCLYFFRDPNRVPPPRPGVIVAPADGRVVSVQPATPPGELGLGPAPRWRVAIFLSVLDVHVNRVPAAGTVTRIAYRHGKFVNASLDKASDENERNALAIRLPDGREIAVVQIAGLIARRIICSVREGDAVSAGARFGIIRFGSRTDLYLPEGVRPLIAEGQRMVGGETVIAELD